A single region of the Paraburkholderia sp. SOS3 genome encodes:
- a CDS encoding formamidase: MSSSGLGGLNRSPNGIVVGLVQLQNPDVETPAQLAAQTQRIVELVGKARRNNPAMDLVVFPEYALHGLSMRTDDAIMCSLDGPEVAAFKAACIEHRIWGCFSIMERNAGGNPYNSGIVIDSDGVVQLYYRKLHPWVPVEPWEPGDLGVPVCKGPNGAMLSLIICHDGMFPEMAREAAYKGAEIILRTAGYTAPIRHAWRVTNQANAFQNLAQTASVCLCGSDGTFDSMGEGMFCDFDGTVLVEGSHRPDEIITCEMRPDLVREARAHWGVENNIYQLGHRGYVAVKGGARDCPYTFMQDLVRGEYRLPWEHEVRVTDGTPCGFPAPERHYRNGSRG; this comes from the coding sequence ATGAGTTCGAGTGGATTGGGTGGATTGAACAGGTCACCGAATGGGATCGTGGTCGGCCTCGTGCAATTGCAGAACCCCGATGTCGAGACGCCGGCACAACTGGCCGCGCAAACGCAGCGGATCGTCGAACTGGTGGGCAAGGCGCGGCGCAACAACCCGGCGATGGACCTCGTCGTGTTTCCCGAATATGCGCTGCACGGGCTATCGATGCGCACTGACGACGCGATCATGTGCAGTCTCGACGGCCCCGAAGTGGCGGCGTTCAAGGCTGCCTGTATCGAGCACCGCATCTGGGGCTGCTTCTCGATCATGGAGCGCAATGCCGGCGGGAATCCGTATAACAGCGGCATCGTGATCGACAGCGACGGTGTCGTACAGCTCTATTATCGAAAGCTGCATCCGTGGGTGCCGGTCGAGCCCTGGGAACCCGGCGATCTCGGCGTGCCGGTCTGCAAGGGGCCGAACGGCGCGATGCTGTCGCTGATCATCTGCCACGACGGCATGTTTCCCGAGATGGCGCGCGAAGCCGCCTATAAAGGCGCGGAAATCATCTTGCGCACGGCAGGCTACACGGCGCCGATCCGTCACGCGTGGCGCGTCACGAACCAGGCCAATGCGTTCCAGAATCTCGCGCAGACCGCGAGCGTGTGTCTGTGCGGCAGCGACGGCACGTTCGATTCGATGGGCGAAGGCATGTTCTGCGATTTCGACGGCACCGTGCTCGTCGAGGGAAGCCATCGTCCCGACGAGATCATCACCTGTGAAATGCGGCCCGATCTCGTGCGCGAAGCGCGCGCTCACTGGGGCGTGGAAAACAATATCTATCAGCTTGGTCATCGCGGCTATGTCGCGGTGAAGGGCGGCGCGCGCGATTGCCCCTATACATTCATGCAGGACCTCGTGCGCGGCGAATACCGGTTACCGTGGGAGCACGAGGTGCGCGTCACGGACGGCACGCCGTGCGGTTTTCCGGCCCCCGAGCGGCATTACCGCAACGGATCGCGAGGCTGA
- a CDS encoding tetratricopeptide repeat protein — MKQKNNRHDISVRKLQSLLGVSRSVLAGLIDEGFVTPARGPRNELRFTFQDVVLLRTAFQLQSARISSRKILAALARLRTQLPDEIPLSGIRVSALGNTIMVRTGPSQWDANTGQLAFDFEVADIKGDVVFLDASPAKKDARAQAHEWYALADQLAADGEADEAEHAYRKALAVSPLPFYGAYVDLGALLCEDEGRCLDALAVFDEAIGHFPEDAVLHFNRAVALELLGRLKDAERSYARSLEINPNYADAHHNLALVKEQLGDKQGLVRHMSAFRKLSS; from the coding sequence GTGAAGCAGAAGAACAACCGCCACGACATATCGGTACGGAAGCTCCAGTCGTTGCTCGGCGTGTCGCGCAGCGTGCTCGCGGGCCTGATCGACGAGGGCTTCGTTACACCGGCGCGTGGGCCGCGCAACGAGCTGCGCTTCACGTTTCAGGATGTCGTGCTTCTGCGTACCGCGTTTCAGCTGCAATCGGCGCGGATTTCCTCGCGCAAGATTCTCGCTGCGCTCGCACGCTTGCGCACGCAACTTCCCGACGAAATTCCGCTTTCCGGCATACGCGTGAGCGCGCTCGGCAACACGATCATGGTCAGGACCGGCCCGTCGCAGTGGGATGCGAACACGGGGCAGCTCGCTTTCGATTTCGAGGTTGCGGATATCAAAGGCGATGTGGTTTTTCTCGACGCGTCTCCTGCGAAGAAAGACGCTCGCGCGCAGGCGCACGAGTGGTATGCGCTTGCGGATCAACTGGCGGCCGATGGGGAAGCCGACGAAGCAGAGCACGCTTATCGGAAAGCGCTGGCGGTTTCGCCTTTGCCGTTCTATGGTGCGTACGTCGACCTCGGTGCGTTGCTGTGCGAGGACGAAGGGCGTTGTCTGGATGCGTTAGCCGTCTTTGACGAAGCGATCGGGCATTTTCCTGAAGATGCCGTTCTTCACTTTAACCGGGCGGTTGCGCTTGAACTGCTCGGGAGGCTCAAGGATGCCGAGCGGAGTTACGCGCGGTCTCTCGAGATCAACCCGAATTATGCCGACGCGCATCACAACCTTGCACTTGTCAAGGAGCAGCTTGGCGACAAGCAGGGGCTGGTCCGGCATATGAGTGCTTTCCGGAAGCTAAGTAGCTGA
- a CDS encoding GntR family transcriptional regulator codes for MLADDEHAGPEKAASRANPLAEEVYQRLKHDVFSFRLFPGDRFSENDIAQYYGVSRTPMRDALFRLAREGYLEVGFRRGWKVSAVDFERLDQLYDLRIVLETASLERLTMNAATPALLGELDRIWCVAEQDRTRDAVDMFRMDEQFHRGLVRAAGNLEMLRVHDEVTERIRIVRRLDFLKPHRTTATYDEHSTILRLIERGKLTEARIMLNAHITQSKLEVRKITLSMLTSARDSKLPFVT; via the coding sequence ATGCTCGCCGATGACGAGCACGCCGGGCCGGAAAAGGCCGCGTCTCGCGCGAATCCGCTCGCGGAAGAGGTCTATCAGCGGCTCAAGCACGATGTTTTCAGTTTCCGGCTGTTTCCCGGCGACCGCTTTTCGGAGAACGATATCGCGCAGTACTACGGCGTGTCGCGCACACCGATGCGCGATGCGTTGTTCCGTCTTGCGCGCGAAGGCTATCTCGAAGTCGGATTCCGGCGCGGCTGGAAGGTGTCCGCGGTCGATTTCGAGCGGCTCGATCAGCTTTACGACCTGCGTATCGTGCTCGAAACCGCGTCGCTCGAGCGGTTGACGATGAATGCGGCCACCCCTGCGCTGCTCGGCGAACTCGATCGGATATGGTGTGTTGCCGAACAGGACCGCACGCGCGATGCAGTCGATATGTTCAGGATGGACGAGCAGTTTCATCGCGGGCTGGTCAGGGCGGCGGGCAATCTGGAGATGCTGCGCGTTCATGACGAAGTGACCGAGCGCATTCGCATCGTGCGGCGTCTGGATTTTCTGAAGCCGCATCGCACCACCGCGACCTATGACGAGCATTCGACGATTCTTCGCCTGATCGAGCGCGGCAAGCTGACCGAGGCACGGATCATGCTGAACGCGCATATCACGCAAAGCAAGCTCGAGGTCCGCAAGATTACGTTGTCGATGCTGACCTCGGCGCGGGATAGCAAGCTGCCGTTTGTGACGTAG
- the ku gene encoding non-homologous end joining protein Ku, translating to MPARSIASLSLSFGLVSIPVKLYSATESSADVRFNLLAPDGSRVKQQYISEATGQIVERGAMNKGYEFEKDRFVVFTADELKALEDSASHVVEIVAFIPEKSVDPLYYDKAYFIAPDKRGGKPYSLLQQALLESERGALAKWASKGKTHIVLIRPTENGLIFQQLLFADEVRSLADLHIEHVPVSAAELKLALQIIEQGTEDHYDPAAYENEEKKRILAAIDRKIEGKEIVSNEPVESESGGQVIDLMEALRASLSKGGGGGARQKPVARKAAEEAQVTEMPAPRARKPAQRAAKAAAPSAAAPAKVRARK from the coding sequence ATGCCTGCGCGCTCGATCGCATCGCTTTCTCTGTCTTTCGGTCTTGTTTCAATACCTGTGAAGCTTTACTCCGCAACCGAGAGTTCGGCGGACGTCCGCTTCAATCTGCTTGCGCCGGACGGCTCGCGGGTCAAGCAGCAGTACATTTCGGAGGCGACTGGCCAGATCGTCGAGCGCGGGGCGATGAACAAGGGCTACGAGTTCGAAAAGGACCGGTTCGTCGTATTTACTGCAGACGAATTGAAGGCACTCGAGGATAGCGCGAGCCACGTCGTGGAAATCGTTGCTTTCATTCCTGAAAAATCCGTCGATCCCCTTTACTACGACAAGGCGTATTTCATTGCGCCCGATAAACGCGGCGGCAAGCCGTATAGCCTGCTGCAGCAGGCACTGCTCGAAAGTGAGCGCGGCGCATTGGCGAAATGGGCCTCAAAGGGTAAAACACACATCGTACTGATCCGCCCGACGGAAAACGGCCTTATTTTCCAGCAACTGCTGTTTGCCGACGAAGTGCGCTCGCTTGCCGATTTGCATATCGAGCATGTGCCCGTGTCCGCCGCGGAACTCAAGCTTGCATTGCAGATTATCGAGCAGGGCACCGAGGATCACTACGACCCGGCCGCCTACGAGAATGAAGAGAAGAAGCGGATTCTCGCTGCGATCGATCGGAAAATCGAGGGCAAGGAGATCGTGTCCAACGAACCGGTGGAGAGCGAGTCCGGCGGCCAGGTGATCGATCTGATGGAAGCGTTGCGCGCGAGCCTGTCGAAGGGCGGCGGTGGCGGTGCCCGGCAAAAGCCCGTTGCGCGTAAGGCGGCGGAGGAGGCTCAGGTGACCGAAATGCCGGCGCCGCGCGCGAGGAAACCCGCGCAGCGGGCGGCGAAAGCGGCGGCTCCGTCCGCAGCGGCTCCGGCCAAGGTCCGTGCTCGCAAGTGA
- a CDS encoding ABC transporter ATP-binding protein, with amino-acid sequence MSTARALGIEVLNATKRFGAFCALDGVSLKVRAGTIHALLGENGAGKSTLVKGLVGYGVLDDGEIVADGRQVHIASPRDAQALGIGMVYQHFTLAAGLSVEENLLLARGRVPWRIDWAAERAALDTFMRGMPFRLRLDAPVAGLAAGEKQKLEILKQLYLRQRFLILDEPTSVLTPQEADEVLGLMRELTARGELTVLMITHKFREVDAYANDVTVLRKGRWVGTSAVCDTDRDRLAAWMMGDEGTRDPRAAAELDARRLPRGAVATGAPVRLELRELSVGDDRGHRAVREVSIAVRAGEILGIAGVSGNGQKELIDALVGQRGAEAGEMRVKGEPYRATREAMTRLRVFALPEEPLRNACVAGMSVAENLALREFDRAPLKRGGWRLDRRALRARAQKLIAEFNVRPPVPERAIGTLSGGNVQRAVLARELGQPVDVLIVANPVFGLDFASVADIHARILAARAAGAAVLLVSEDLDELLELADRIAVMADGRIVFETAAEQADRVLLGRHMAGHGDASTEGADVAAPVHAGI; translated from the coding sequence GTGTCGACGGCTCGCGCACTCGGCATCGAAGTGCTGAACGCGACGAAACGGTTCGGTGCGTTTTGCGCGCTCGACGGGGTTTCGCTGAAGGTGCGCGCCGGCACGATACACGCGCTGCTCGGCGAAAACGGCGCGGGCAAGAGCACGCTCGTCAAAGGGCTCGTCGGCTACGGCGTGCTCGACGACGGCGAGATCGTCGCCGACGGCCGTCAGGTTCACATAGCGTCGCCGCGCGACGCGCAGGCGCTCGGCATCGGCATGGTGTATCAGCACTTCACGCTGGCTGCGGGCCTGTCGGTCGAAGAGAACCTGCTGCTTGCGCGCGGTCGCGTGCCGTGGCGTATCGATTGGGCCGCAGAGCGCGCGGCGCTCGACACGTTCATGCGCGGCATGCCGTTCCGTTTGCGGCTCGATGCGCCCGTTGCGGGCCTCGCGGCCGGCGAGAAGCAGAAGCTCGAAATATTGAAGCAGCTCTATTTGCGCCAGCGCTTCCTGATTCTCGACGAACCGACCTCGGTGCTGACGCCGCAGGAGGCCGACGAGGTGCTCGGTCTGATGCGCGAGCTGACCGCGCGCGGCGAACTGACCGTGCTGATGATCACGCACAAGTTTCGCGAAGTCGATGCCTATGCGAACGACGTGACGGTATTGCGCAAGGGGCGCTGGGTCGGCACGAGCGCCGTGTGCGACACCGACCGCGACCGGCTTGCTGCATGGATGATGGGCGACGAGGGCACGCGGGATCCGCGCGCGGCCGCGGAGCTCGATGCTCGCCGGTTGCCGCGCGGCGCCGTGGCAACCGGCGCGCCGGTCCGGCTCGAGTTGCGAGAACTGAGCGTGGGCGACGATCGCGGCCATCGCGCGGTGCGCGAGGTATCGATCGCGGTGCGTGCGGGCGAGATTCTCGGCATCGCAGGTGTTTCGGGCAACGGCCAGAAAGAGTTGATCGATGCGCTCGTCGGACAGCGCGGCGCCGAGGCCGGTGAAATGCGCGTGAAGGGCGAGCCGTATCGCGCGACGCGCGAAGCGATGACGCGCCTGCGCGTATTCGCGCTTCCGGAGGAGCCGCTGCGCAATGCCTGTGTGGCCGGCATGAGCGTCGCCGAGAATCTCGCGTTGCGCGAATTCGACCGGGCGCCGCTCAAGCGCGGCGGCTGGCGCCTCGACCGCCGCGCGCTGCGCGCGCGCGCACAGAAACTGATCGCCGAATTCAACGTGCGGCCGCCGGTACCCGAGCGTGCAATCGGCACCTTGTCGGGCGGCAATGTTCAACGTGCGGTGCTCGCACGCGAACTTGGCCAGCCCGTCGACGTGCTGATCGTAGCCAACCCGGTGTTCGGCCTCGATTTCGCATCGGTGGCCGATATTCACGCGCGGATTCTGGCCGCGCGGGCCGCGGGCGCAGCCGTCTTGCTCGTCAGCGAAGATCTCGACGAACTGCTCGAACTCGCGGATCGCATCGCGGTAATGGCCGATGGCCGCATCGTGTTCGAAACGGCTGCGGAACAGGCGGACCGGGTGTTGCTCGGCCGTCATATGGCGGGACACGGCGACGCGAGCACGGAAGGTGCGGACGTGGCGGCTCCCGTGCATGCGGGTATCTGA
- a CDS encoding cysteine hydrolase family protein encodes MQTVSGAQPFPFHFDPHRTALVVIDMQRDFIEPGGFGEALGNDVSLLASIVPTVAALLAHARAQGWLVVHTRESHATDLSDCPPAKRARGAPLARIGDQGPMGRILVRGEPGNAIVDALAPAGGEIVIDKPGKGAFYATRLAEELALRAITHLIFAGVTTEVCVQTTMREANDRGYECLLIEDATASYIPAFKEATLAMMRSQGAIVGWTATLANLMEA; translated from the coding sequence ATGCAAACGGTGAGCGGCGCGCAACCTTTTCCGTTTCATTTCGACCCGCACCGCACCGCGCTGGTCGTGATCGACATGCAACGCGACTTTATCGAGCCGGGCGGTTTCGGCGAGGCGCTCGGCAACGACGTGTCGCTACTCGCCTCGATTGTGCCGACGGTCGCGGCGCTGCTCGCGCATGCGCGCGCGCAGGGTTGGCTCGTCGTGCACACGCGCGAATCGCACGCGACGGATTTATCCGATTGTCCCCCGGCCAAGCGTGCGCGCGGTGCGCCGCTTGCCCGCATCGGCGACCAGGGGCCGATGGGCCGGATCCTCGTGCGCGGGGAGCCGGGCAACGCGATCGTCGACGCACTCGCGCCGGCCGGTGGCGAGATCGTGATCGACAAGCCCGGCAAGGGCGCGTTTTATGCAACACGCCTTGCGGAAGAACTTGCGTTGCGCGCGATTACGCATCTGATTTTCGCGGGCGTGACGACCGAAGTCTGCGTGCAGACGACGATGCGCGAAGCGAACGACCGGGGCTACGAATGCCTGTTGATCGAGGACGCGACGGCGAGCTACATTCCGGCCTTCAAGGAAGCGACGCTGGCGATGATGCGTTCGCAGGGGGCGATTGTCGGTTGGACGGCGACGCTTGCGAACCTGATGGAGGCATGA
- the hpxZ gene encoding oxalurate catabolism protein HpxZ has translation MSELNRPDVIAQVTAAFDAYERALVDNDIATMNALFWHAPQTVRYGIAEVQHGGDAIRRWREMCAPVPRSRRLHRTVVTAYGNDHATVSTEFTSDETPLLGRQMQTWVRFDTGGVFDGWTIVAAHVSLIDTR, from the coding sequence ATGAGCGAGTTGAATCGTCCGGACGTGATTGCGCAAGTCACGGCGGCATTCGATGCCTATGAGCGCGCACTGGTCGACAACGATATCGCGACCATGAACGCGCTGTTCTGGCATGCGCCGCAAACCGTGCGCTACGGCATAGCAGAGGTGCAGCACGGCGGCGACGCGATCCGCCGCTGGCGCGAGATGTGTGCGCCCGTGCCGCGCTCGCGGCGGCTTCATCGTACGGTCGTGACGGCATACGGCAACGATCACGCGACCGTGAGCACGGAATTCACCAGCGACGAGACGCCGCTGCTCGGGCGGCAGATGCAGACATGGGTGCGTTTCGACACGGGCGGTGTGTTCGACGGCTGGACCATCGTGGCCGCCCACGTCAGCCTGATCGATACGCGCTGA